The sequence below is a genomic window from Myxococcales bacterium.
GACGCTCAACTACCTCCAGCGCGCCTACGACTGTGTGAAGTACGGCGAGTCCTCGACGAAGCCCTACCTCGACGTGATGCTCCCGACGCTGCTCGACCCGAGCCTCGCACCCGCCGGCCAGCACGTGATGTCGATTACGGCGAAGTACGCACCATTCAAGCTGCGAGACGGAGATTGGGACACACGGCGGGAGGCGTTCGGTGATATCGTGATCGACACGCTGGCCGAGTACGCGCCGAACATTCGGGACGTGATCCTGCACCGACGCGTGCTCACACCGCCCGATCTGGAAGCGGCCTACGGACTTCCCGAAGGCAACCCGAGCCACGGAGAGATGACACTCGACCAGTTCTTCCACATGCGACCGATTCCCGGCTACGCCCGCTACCGCACTCCGATCGACGGGCTCTATATGTGCGGCGCCGGCTGCCACCCGGGCGGCGGCGTTACCGGGATCCCCGGCCATAACGCCGCACGGGCTATCCTTTCCGACTAGCCAATTAGGGGCAAAGATGATTTCGAAAGTTGAAGTAATTGCTGTAGCTGTGGTCTTGTCGGTCGTGATCCTCTTCGTAAGTTCGTCATGGTGGAACGAGGGCGAGGGGAATGGTGACGGAGTCACCCCGCAAGAAGTCTCCGAGTCGAAGGAAGCAGCGGGAGTAGACCAGACGCAGCGCGAGCGGCGAGGCGACTCGCAGTCGGAGCTCTCGTCCCCGGAGTCTTCCGAAACCTATCAGGACGGCGAGAGCCGGAACGATCGACGCAGCAGAGCCTCTGAACGAGAAGTTGCCCGCTCGGGCTCAGCGCGCAGAACCGACACCTGGTCCGATCGACAAGATTCGTCGCGCAATCGTCGTGCGGAGGATGATTGGGATCGAGAAGACTCGAGTGAGGACGAGCGAAAGGATTCCAGGCGCGGCTTGTTGCCGACGGGCTCACCCCCCTCCGACTCCGACTCCGACGAGACTGTGGGGGACGACCCGATCGATGCGGATCTCGATGAGGAAAACCCGCTCAAAGAGGACTTCGACGAGGATGGCGAAGAGGAGCCCTCGGAAAAGAAATTGGCGGAGCGACTCCGAGAACGGGCCGAAGGGATTCCAGCGAGGCACGACAGTGACGACGGCGAGTACCCCATAGAGCGAGATGCTTACTACGGCAAGAGAAATGCGAAAGAGGAGTTCGACTTCATCGACAAGGACAAAAATGGCGAAATGGTGGTAGAGGAGTACAGCGACTTCCTCATCACCACAGAGAAGGCCATAGTCTATCTCGACGATAGCGGGGACGGAAGAATCGACTTCGACGAGTCTGGACTCTCGCAGGACGATTTCTCGTTCTTCGATCGCAACTCCAGCGACGATCTCAGTCCTACGGAGATGCAAAAGCCCGTCATCGAGGGATTCTTCGAATAAGATTCCGCAGACGACCGACCCGACACCTCCGCCGCTACTCCGGCGCGGCGGTCTCGCGGGCGATGCGAGCCTCCTGCCATGCGAGTGCGGCCTTCGGGCCTTCCTTCTCCACGATCTCGTTGAACTCTTTTGACTCCGGCGTTTCAGCCGCTTCGGCGTACACCCCGAGTTCGAGACCCTGGAGCAGCCCCTGGCGCATGCCCATGACATCGGCGCCGCGGTTGATCGCCTCCTTCGTGGCCACGACGGCGATTCGATCATTCGCGGCGATCGTGCGCGCAACTGCAAGCGCTTCGTCGAGGTGACTGCCCTCGGGCACTACCTTGTTGATCAGCCCGAGCGCGAGCGCCCGCTCGGTGGTGACGCGGTCGTCTCCGGTCAGCAGAAGCTCCTTGGCCTGCTTCAGGCCGATCACCCAGGGGAGGATCAGCGCGACGATGCCGCTTCCAAACTTCACCTCGGGCGCGCCGAAACGACAGCCTTCGGCGGCGATCGTGATATCGCAGGCGACCGCCATCTCCATGCCACTGCCGAGGCAGTACTTGTGCACCGCAGCAATCGTGGGCTTCGGAAAATCCCAAAAGCGCATGATCGCGTTGAAGTCTTTACGGAGTTCGGTGCGCAGGAACTCGACGCCTTCTCCTTCACCCATGTCGAGGTCGAAGCCCGCCGAAAACGCGCGACCCGCGCCGTTCAGGACAACCACGCGCACCTGATCGTCGGCCTCTGCTTTATCGAGGCACTCACCGAGGGCGACGACTGTCTTGGCATCGATGGCGTTGAGCTTGTCGGGGCGGTTCAGCGTCAGCAGCGCGATCGGGCCGCGGCGCTCATAAAGTACTCTTTCCGGTTCCATCTATTCTTCTCCTGTGTGGGTCGAGACTGCACCGACCGACCCTGTTTATCCATTGGTCTATGGTCTATTGGTCTATTGGTCTTTTTGCCTGTGTGCCTACGGGGTGAACGAGGACTGCGCCAGCGGAGGCATGGCGAAGCCCCCAACGGCCTTCTCGTACGCTGCCGCCGCGCGAAAAACGCTGATGTCATCGAACGAGCGACCGACGATTTGGATCCCAGTCGGTACACCAGTTTCCGCTCGACCGCTCGGCACACTCAATACCGGGCAGCGGGATAGCATGTTGAACGGATAAGTCATCACCCATCCGAGTATCGGGTCGACGGTGATGCCGTTGATTTGCACATCCGCGGTAGTCGGGTCCATGTCGGCCGCAACCGACGCCAGGGCGTTGGTGGGGCAAACGAGCACGTCGCAGCGATCGAGAATCGCCGAGAGCGGTGGGTACATCTCACCGGCGAAGGTCATGGAGTCGAGGAAGGCTGCAGCCGACGTGTCCGACGCCAGTTCGGCAAACGCTCGCGCGTAGGGCGTCAGCAGCTCGCCACCCTCTTCGACGTCCCGCGCGACGTCGGTTCCGAACAGATGCTTCAGGTGAGCCCAGGCGGCGACGCGGGTCGCGTCGGTCCACGGCAACGCGACCTCTTCGACCTGGCAACCGAGGCCGCGGAAGACGTCGAGCGCCGCCTCGGTGTTGCGCACGACTTCGGCGTCGACCTCGAAGTACCCGAGGTCGATCGAGTAGGCGACGCGCAAGCCCTGCACGCCCTCGAACTCGACCGGGAGTTCGAGCTTCGGTCGCAGGGACGCGATATCCCCTGGGTGCGGTCCCGCGATCACGTTCTCCATGCGCGCGCAATCCGACACGGTGCGCGCGAGCGGACCTACGTGACAGTAGGTATCGAGGTTGAAGAGCGGCTCCTGGGGCACGCGGCCATAAGGAGGCTTGAACCCGACGACTCCGCAACACGCCGCCGGAATTCGGATCGAGCCGGCGATGTCCGAGCCGGTCGCGAGGGTCGTGGTGCCCGCGGCCAGGGCAGCGGCAGAACCGCCCGAGGACCCGCCGGGTGAATACGCGGGATTCCAGGGGTTTCTCGTCACCCCCCAGAGACGAGAATGCGTGACGGTAGTGCACGCGAACTCCGGAGCCGTCGATCGCGCGTGCACGATTGCTCCCGCATCGAGCAGACGCTGCATGAACGGAGAAGTCGTCTCGTCGATATGGTCTCGCTGCAACAGCGAGCCGTAGGTCGTCCGCTGTCCCTCGATTGCAGCCTCGTCTTTTACCGCGAGTAGCACGCCCTCGAGCGGACGCGCCTCGCCCCGGGCGTAGCGATCCTCGGCCTCCTGCGCCTGCTCGAGCGCCTGTTCGAAAAAGGTATCCGTGAAAGCATTGATGGTCGGCTCGACCTTTTCGCTGCGCTCGATGACCGCACGAGCGAGCTCGACCGGGGAAAGGGTTCGGGCCTCGAATTGCGCAATGGCTTCAGTAGCGCTCAGGCTGGTAAGTTCGGTAGACACAGGCCGGGGAGAATATGTAATCCTATGCAGATGGCCATCAAACTAAGGACAGAAATTCCTGGACCTCGAAGTCGCGAGATCGTCGCTCGCCGCGAAGCCGCAACACCACCCGGCGCAGCCAAGCTCACGTCGATTGCAGTCGAGAGTGCCTCGGGCTCCGTGGTCGTCGACGTAGACGGGAACCACTTCATCGACCTCGCAGGCGGCATCGGCGTGCTCGCCGTGGGCCACTGCCCAACGGGGGTCGTCGACGCGTTGAAGGCCCAGGCCAGCAAACTCGTACACATGTGCGCGATCGTCTCGACCTACGAATCCCATGTGCAGGTGGCCGAGCGACTGAACGAGCTCACGCCGGGGGACTTCGCAAAAAAGACACTCCTCACGAGCACGGGCGCCGAAGCGGTCGAGGCCGCTGTTGGGCTCGCGCGGTACCACACCGGGAGGCAGGGGATCGTCTGCTTCGAAGGCGGCTATCACGGCCGCAGCAGCTTGACGATGGCGATGACCTCGAAGTTCGCGCTCTTCAAGAAGGGCTTCGGCCCCTATGCCCCCGAGGTCTACCGCTTCCCATTTCCCGACATCTACCGGCGCCCGCGGGCGTTTTCGGAAGACGAGTGGATCGACTGGCACCTCGAGAAGCTGGACGACTGCTTCGTCTCTGTCGTCGCCCCCGAGCACATCGCCGCCGTCGTGGTCGAACCCGTGCAGGGCGAGGGTGGTTTCCGGGCAGCGCCCAACGCGTGGCTGCGGCACCTGCGCGAGCGCTGCGATGAACACGGCATCGTCTTCATCGCCGACGAAGTGCAGTGCGGCATGGGACGCACGGGCCGGCTCTTCGCAGTCGAGCATGCCGATGTCGTACCCGACGTGATCGTGACGGCCAAGTCCCTCGCCGCGGGCATGCCCCTCGGTGCAGTCACGGGCCGCAGCGAGATCATGGACTCCGCCCATCCCGGTGGACTCGGCGGCACCTACGCGGGCAACCCACTCGCATGTGTCGCCGCCCTCGAAGCGATGGACATAATTGCGCGTCCCGAGTTCCTGACCCGGGCTCGAGAGGTCGGCGGGCGTATCCGCGCGAGTCTCGAAAAAATTCAGTCCGAGCACACCGAGATCATCGGCGATGTGCGCGGCCTCGGGCCGATGCTCGCAATGGAAGTGGTGACCGACTCCGAGAGCCGAAAGCCCTCGATGGAGGCGACGGCTGCGATCAACGCGGAGACCCTTGCCCGCGGCGTGATTACGATCCGCGCCGGTCTCTACTCGAACTGCGTGCGCTTCCTGCCGGCACTCGACATCAGCGACGCCGAGATTGACGAGGCGATGGACGTGGTGGCCGAAGCCGTTCGAAAAGTGGACGCATGATCCGCCGTCTAGTGCTGCGCGGCAGCCCGACACAGCAAGGCGCCCTGCACGGCGCGACGTTCCGCGAGGGCATCCGCCGCTACACCGACGAACGCGTGCGCCTCGCGTCGAACGGAAGCTGGGCGGGCCGAGCAACGACACGCGAGGACACGCTCTCGCTGGCGGAAGCCATGCTGCCCGCACATCGGGCCTACGCACCCGACCTCAGCGAAGAGATGGAGGCGATGGCCGAGGCCAGCGGGTTGTCGGCGGCAGAGTGCGTGATCGTTGGAGGCTTTACCGACTTCGTCGATACCGTGCGCGGGCAATCGGGTTCGGCGCCCGAGGAGGACAACTGCACCGCGGTGCTGGTCCCCGATGCACTCGCCGAGGGACACGGATACCTGGCACAAACCTGGGATATGCACGACTCCGCTACGGAACACGTGGTCATGCTCGAGATCGTGCCGGAGAACGGCCCTCGTGCGTTCGTCTTTTCGACGGTTGGCTGTCTCGGCCAGATCGGTTTGAACCAAGCGGGGATCTCAATCGGCATCAACAACCTCGCTGCGGCCGAGGGCCGCGTCGGCGTGACCTGGCCCTTCGTGGTGCGCAAGGCGCTCCAGCAGACAGACATCGAGGCCGCGCTCGCGTGTGTGGTCGAGGCGGAGTTGGCCGGCGCGCACAACTACCTGCTGTTCGATCGTCACGGACGGGGCTACAACGTCGAAGCCATGCCAGACTGTCGGACCGTGACGAAACTGGAAGGTGCACCGCTAGTGCACACGAACCACTGTCTCGATGCCGACGCCAAACGCGAACAGGCCGAACGGCCGCCCGAATTACTCGAATCATCGGAAGGGAGACTCCGGCGGGCGGACGAACTGCTCGCCTCGAGCGACCCCATCACGCTCGAGCGACTCATGGCGCTCACCCGCGACCCCGTCGCAATCTGCCACCGATCACAGCCCCCGTTCCACATCGAGTCGTCCGGTGCAGCCATCATGCGCCCCGCAACCGGTGAACTGTGGGCGGTCTGGGGGCTGCCGAGTGAAAACGAGTACGAGGCGTTCCGGTTCGAAAGCGAACGCGATGACTGAGCTGCGATACATCAACATCACGGAGGAGTACGCGCCCCAGTGCGCGAAGCTCGAACGGCTGAGTTTCCCCGAGACGGATCCCTCGGATCTCATCGACGAAGAGGGATTCCGTGCCTACGCGAGAATCTTTTCCGAAGGCTTCTTTCTCTGCCTGGACAAAGAGACCGTCGTAGGGCAGGGTGCCGGAATTTTTTTAGACTTCGATTTCGACCAGCCTCAGCACACGCTTGCGGGGATCACGGGCAAACACCAGTGCGCGAACCACAACCCGGCGGGAGACTGGTACTACGGAACCGACATCGTGGTGAATCCCGGATACCGTCGACTCGGCATCGGCAAGCAGCTCTATGAACTGCGCAAGGGAGTCACCCGCCGCTTCAACAAGAAGGGGATCATCGCCGGAGGCCACATCGGCGACTACGCCAACCACAAGCACAACATGACCGCCGCCGACTACATCGACAAGGTCGTAAAGCGAGAGCTCTACGACTCGACATTGACCTTCCAGCTCGACAACGGCTTTAGGGTGGTAGCCGTGCTGGATAATTATTTGGACGAGCCCGCCATAGATAACCGGTCGGCTCTAATTCTCTGGGAAAACCCAGACTACAGCGACGGCCGCTAGCACTGGATGATAAGCCCAGACCAGGGCGACGGGCGCTAGCACGGCATCTTCGCGACCTGCTCGTTGCGCGGGGTGCTCGGCGTACATAAGTACGCCTCCGCGCCCCTGCACTCCGCGGGCCGCAAATCTGCCGCACTATCGACCGTCTTTAGTTGGATCGTGTGTTTTCGGGGGGAGTTGCGGATTTTGAGGGTTAGATTCGACCACTTTTGGGGGAGTGGTACCTTTGTGATCTATGGCTTTGCGAGAGTCTGCGTTCAAGAGTGATGAGGGCCTTCTTTATCATGGGGGGGCGGTGGCTTATGCGCTGATTGCTTATGGGCTCGGGTTTGTTGGGTTGTTTGGTGGGTCGTGGGTTTTGAATGCTGGGGGGGTGTTGCTGCTGGCTCATGGGATGACGATCGCGGCCTACATGGTGCATGAGTGTGCACACAGTACGGTGTTTGAGCGGAAGAAAGACAACGCGGGGCTCGGTCGATGCTTGACCTGGATCTGCGGGGCTTCGTACGGGATGTACGAAGACATTCGCTACAAGCACCTCCGACACCATGTCGATGTCGATGACGTGGTCTGGTTCGATTACGATCGGTTTTTTCGGGAACACCCGCTCGCGCTGCGCGTTACCCAGGCGCTCGAGTGGTGTTACATCCCGGCGCACGACCTGCTGATGCACGCCATCATGGTCTTCACTTCATTCACGATCCCGGAGCGTCGCGACCAGCGCGCGCGCAATGTCCGGGTGATCGCCGTTCGCGGTGGCCTGTACCTCACCCTGCTCTTCTTCTTCACGAAAGTCGCGATCCTGTACGCGGTCGCGTACATGGTGATGATGACGATCCTGCGCTTCATGGACAGCCTCCAACACGACTACGGCTACCACCTCACGCTCTTCAGCAAAACGCCGGGAACCCACAGGGGCGATTTCGTCTTCGAGCAGGAGCACACGTTCAGCAACCCCCACTCGCTGCGCTTCGAGCGACTCAACTGGCTCACCCTGAACTTCGGCTACCACAACGCCCACCACGACAACATGACCACACCCTGGTGGCAGCTCCCGGCGCTGCACCGCGAGCTGATGGGCGACGATCCCGCGGTCGTAATCCCGTTGGGATCTCAGCTCGCCATATTCCACCGCTACCGGGTCGAGCGTGTCATGGGCGGCAGCGACGAAGTCGCGGACGAGGCCTGGGGCCGCGCTTTCTTGAAGGCAGCGCGCGCGGGTCGAGTTACCGGGGGCAACGCGGCGTCGTTCCTCACCGCATTCTAGGAGCCCTGCGCAATATGCCCCGAGCGCCGCAGATCGTCCCCGACTGGGCCATCGGTTGCATGGACCGCGCGTACATCTCGCTGGATGGTGGTGAGAGAGATCACTCGATCGCAATCTGGATTCAAACCGA
It includes:
- a CDS encoding enoyl-CoA hydratase/isomerase family protein; the protein is MEPERVLYERRGPIALLTLNRPDKLNAIDAKTVVALGECLDKAEADDQVRVVVLNGAGRAFSAGFDLDMGEGEGVEFLRTELRKDFNAIMRFWDFPKPTIAAVHKYCLGSGMEMAVACDITIAAEGCRFGAPEVKFGSGIVALILPWVIGLKQAKELLLTGDDRVTTERALALGLINKVVPEGSHLDEALAVARTIAANDRIAVVATKEAINRGADVMGMRQGLLQGLELGVYAEAAETPESKEFNEIVEKEGPKAALAWQEARIARETAAPE
- a CDS encoding amidase, which codes for MSTELTSLSATEAIAQFEARTLSPVELARAVIERSEKVEPTINAFTDTFFEQALEQAQEAEDRYARGEARPLEGVLLAVKDEAAIEGQRTTYGSLLQRDHIDETTSPFMQRLLDAGAIVHARSTAPEFACTTVTHSRLWGVTRNPWNPAYSPGGSSGGSAAALAAGTTTLATGSDIAGSIRIPAACCGVVGFKPPYGRVPQEPLFNLDTYCHVGPLARTVSDCARMENVIAGPHPGDIASLRPKLELPVEFEGVQGLRVAYSIDLGYFEVDAEVVRNTEAALDVFRGLGCQVEEVALPWTDATRVAAWAHLKHLFGTDVARDVEEGGELLTPYARAFAELASDTSAAAFLDSMTFAGEMYPPLSAILDRCDVLVCPTNALASVAADMDPTTADVQINGITVDPILGWVMTYPFNMLSRCPVLSVPSGRAETGVPTGIQIVGRSFDDISVFRAAAAYEKAVGGFAMPPLAQSSFTP
- a CDS encoding aspartate aminotransferase family protein; translated protein: MAIKLRTEIPGPRSREIVARREAATPPGAAKLTSIAVESASGSVVVDVDGNHFIDLAGGIGVLAVGHCPTGVVDALKAQASKLVHMCAIVSTYESHVQVAERLNELTPGDFAKKTLLTSTGAEAVEAAVGLARYHTGRQGIVCFEGGYHGRSSLTMAMTSKFALFKKGFGPYAPEVYRFPFPDIYRRPRAFSEDEWIDWHLEKLDDCFVSVVAPEHIAAVVVEPVQGEGGFRAAPNAWLRHLRERCDEHGIVFIADEVQCGMGRTGRLFAVEHADVVPDVIVTAKSLAAGMPLGAVTGRSEIMDSAHPGGLGGTYAGNPLACVAALEAMDIIARPEFLTRAREVGGRIRASLEKIQSEHTEIIGDVRGLGPMLAMEVVTDSESRKPSMEATAAINAETLARGVITIRAGLYSNCVRFLPALDISDAEIDEAMDVVAEAVRKVDA
- a CDS encoding GNAT family N-acetyltransferase, whose translation is MTELRYINITEEYAPQCAKLERLSFPETDPSDLIDEEGFRAYARIFSEGFFLCLDKETVVGQGAGIFLDFDFDQPQHTLAGITGKHQCANHNPAGDWYYGTDIVVNPGYRRLGIGKQLYELRKGVTRRFNKKGIIAGGHIGDYANHKHNMTAADYIDKVVKRELYDSTLTFQLDNGFRVVAVLDNYLDEPAIDNRSALILWENPDYSDGR
- a CDS encoding fatty acid desaturase, producing MAYALIAYGLGFVGLFGGSWVLNAGGVLLLAHGMTIAAYMVHECAHSTVFERKKDNAGLGRCLTWICGASYGMYEDIRYKHLRHHVDVDDVVWFDYDRFFREHPLALRVTQALEWCYIPAHDLLMHAIMVFTSFTIPERRDQRARNVRVIAVRGGLYLTLLFFFTKVAILYAVAYMVMMTILRFMDSLQHDYGYHLTLFSKTPGTHRGDFVFEQEHTFSNPHSLRFERLNWLTLNFGYHNAHHDNMTTPWWQLPALHRELMGDDPAVVIPLGSQLAIFHRYRVERVMGGSDEVADEAWGRAFLKAARAGRVTGGNAASFLTAF